Proteins from a genomic interval of Oreochromis aureus strain Israel breed Guangdong linkage group 6, ZZ_aureus, whole genome shotgun sequence:
- the LOC116330517 gene encoding glutaryl-CoA dehydrogenase, mitochondrial-like, translated as MALRSAFTRLLSNSRMSVAVTSSRAQGTVVAAQKGAEEAKKPAKPAKVAFSWRDALDLEGQLTEEEIMIRDSFRDYCQEKLMPRVLMANRHEHFHREIVSEMGELGVLGPTIKGYGCAGTSYVAYGLIAREVERVDSGYRSVMSVQSSLVMHPINAYGTAAQKEKYLPRLARGEIIGCFGLTEPNHGSDPSSMETKAKYNPSSGTFTISGAKTWITNSPVADIAVIWAKCEDGRVRGFILERGMKGFSTPKIEGKFSLRASATGMILMDEVEVPEENLLPKVSGLGGPFGCLNNARYGIAWGALGAAEFCFHAARQYTLDRIQFGVPLARNQLMQKKMADMLTEITIGLQSCLHLGRLIDEKKAAPEMISMLKRNSCGKALDIARQARDMLGGNGISDEYHIIRHAMNLEAVNTYEGTHDIHALILGRAITGLQSFTVEN; from the exons ATGGCTCTCAGAAGTGCCTTCACACGTCTGCTCTCCAACAGCCGTATGTCCGTGGCTGTGACCTCATCCAGAGCTCAGGGCACAGTGGTTGCAGCACAAAAAG GTGCTGAAGAAGCCAAAAAGCCGGCAAAGCCAG CCAAGGTGGCATTCAGCTGGCGGGATGCTCTCGACCTGGAGGGTCAGCTGACGGAGGAAGAGATCATGATCCGGGACTCGTTTCGGGACTACTGCCAGGAAAAACTCATGCCGCGTGTCCTTATGGCCAACAGACACGAAC ATTTTCACCGTGAGATTGTCTCAGAGATGGGAGAGTTGGGAGTCCTAGGCCCAACTATTAAag GGTATGGTTGTGCAGGTACGAGTTACGTGGCATATGGTTTGATTGCCAGAGAGGTTGAGAGGGTGGACAGTGGATATCGGTCTGTAATGAGCGTTCAGTCTTCACTGGTCATGCACCCGATTAATGCGTATGGCACAGCGGCCCAGAAGGAGAAGTACCTGCCCCGGCTTG CTCGGGGAGAAATCATAGGTTGCTTTGGTTTGACAGAACCAAATCATGGCAGTGATCCCAGCAGTATGGAGACAAAGGCCAAGTACAACCCATCGAGTGGTACCTTCACCATCAGTGGCGCTAAGACCTG GATCACAAACTCTCCTGTGGCAGACATTGCAGTAATCTGGGCGAAGTGTGAGGATGGGAGAGTGCGGGGTTTCATCTTGGAGCGTGGCATGAAGGGCTTTTCCACCCCCAAGATTGAGGGCAAATTTTCTCTGAGGGCATCTGCCACTGGCATGATCCTGATGGATGAAGTAGAAGTTCCTGAGGAGAACCTGCTGCCCAAAGTCTCTGGCCTCGGT GGTCCTTTTGGTTGTCTGAACAATGCCCGGTATGGTATTGCCTGGGGAGCTCTGGGAGCAGCTGAATTCTGCTTTCACGCTGCTCGACAGTACACTCTGGACAG AATCCAATTTGGTGTGCCACTGGCCAGGAACCAGCTGATGCAGAAGAAAATGGCTGACATGCTAACAGAGATCACCATTGGGCTGCAGTCATGCCTGCACCTGGGAAGGCTTATTGATGAGAAGAA GGCAGCACCGGAGATGATCTCCATGCTGAAGAGAAATAGCTGTGGCAAGGCACTGGATATTGCCAGACAAGCCAGAGACATGCTGGGAGGAAACGGCATCTCGGATGAGTACCACATCATCCGTCACGCCATGAACTTGGAGGCTGTCAATACATATGAGG GAACCCATGATATTCATGCATTGATCCTGGGCAGAGCGATTACTGGACTTCAGTCTTTCACTGTGGAAAACTAA
- the syce2 gene encoding synaptonemal complex central element protein 2 isoform X2, with product MDFGFEDIPSNFQYTPKKGCEVSRMTEDTDCDSSRGESSSVSVTEIQEHHSSSRTDDISRKAQESVEKINQSRISNQKMIDSFQEKLVEKVTDLCMQMKEHMYRVYEENSDKMQVNLQELQEVLESCTKFSHELLEANRALACLREGDMP from the exons ATGGATTTTGGCTTTGAGGACATACCATCAAATTTTCAGTACACTCCCAAGAAAGGGTGTGAAGTCTCACGGATG ACAGAAGACACAGACTGTGATTCATCAaggggggaatcttcaagtgtgaGCGTGACTGAGATTCAAGAGCACCATAGCAG CTCAAGGACAGATGATATCAGCAGAAAGGCGCAGGAATCGGTGGAAAAGATTAACCAAAGCCGCATCAGTAACCAGAAAATGATAGACAGCTTTCAGGAGAAGTTGGTAGAAAAG GTGACAGATTTGTGCATGCAGATGAAGGAGCACATGTACAGGGTCTATGAAGAGAACAGTGACAAGATGCAGGTGAATCTGCAGGAGCTGCAGGAGGTGCTGGAGAGCTGCACAAAGTTCAGTCATGAGCTGCTGGAAGCCAACAGAGCCCTGGCATGTCTCCGTGAAGGAGACATGCCATGA
- the syce2 gene encoding synaptonemal complex central element protein 2 isoform X1, with product MIYTFCGFTTIMFNSDLALQSQQTQMDFGFEDIPSNFQYTPKKGCEVSRMTEDTDCDSSRGESSSVSVTEIQEHHSSSRTDDISRKAQESVEKINQSRISNQKMIDSFQEKLVEKVTDLCMQMKEHMYRVYEENSDKMQVNLQELQEVLESCTKFSHELLEANRALACLREGDMP from the exons ATGATATATACATTCTGTGGTTTTACCACAATAATGTTCAA CTCAGATTTAGCTTTGCAGAGTCAACAGACCCAAATGGATTTTGGCTTTGAGGACATACCATCAAATTTTCAGTACACTCCCAAGAAAGGGTGTGAAGTCTCACGGATG ACAGAAGACACAGACTGTGATTCATCAaggggggaatcttcaagtgtgaGCGTGACTGAGATTCAAGAGCACCATAGCAG CTCAAGGACAGATGATATCAGCAGAAAGGCGCAGGAATCGGTGGAAAAGATTAACCAAAGCCGCATCAGTAACCAGAAAATGATAGACAGCTTTCAGGAGAAGTTGGTAGAAAAG GTGACAGATTTGTGCATGCAGATGAAGGAGCACATGTACAGGGTCTATGAAGAGAACAGTGACAAGATGCAGGTGAATCTGCAGGAGCTGCAGGAGGTGCTGGAGAGCTGCACAAAGTTCAGTCATGAGCTGCTGGAAGCCAACAGAGCCCTGGCATGTCTCCGTGAAGGAGACATGCCATGA
- the LOC120440653 gene encoding uncharacterized protein LOC120440653 — protein sequence MYVQLRNVQQLYDVIMSVSHFEDCKFTHFQTFANRSWRLQREGEVIIKEDTVGVGEDPLKNVSARKDLTDEHVAPDTPATSSAPVSPPAEAQTNKSKKASWWRRWLFCEKKSKVFPKNENKAEDTVVPPSEPQQSAISTEKCEVKDVGVQTEVSCPPNSLLFFCTKKVTLDDEPRCPEVNERDEPVSRPCTPAGHGGSQGPC from the exons atgtaTGTGCAGCTGAGAAATGTGCAGCAACTCTATGATGTCATCATGTCA GTGTCACATTTTGAGGACTGTAAGTTCACACACTTTCAGACTTTTGCAAACCGGAGTTGGAGATTGCAGAGAGAAGGCGAAGTG ATAATAAAGGAGGATACTGTGGGTGTTGGAGAGGACCCACTGAAAAA TGTGAGTGCACGAAAGGATCTCACAGATGAACATGTGGCCCCTGACACTCCAGCCACCTCTTCTGCGCCAGTCTCACCTCCAGCTGAGGCTCAGACGAACAAATCAAAGAAGGCTTCCTGGTGGCGCAGATGGCTTTTTTGTGAG AAAAAGTCAAAGGTTTTTcccaaaaatgaaaacaaggcAGAAGACACGGTCGTGCCACCTTCTGAACCCCAACAGAG TGCCATCAGCACTGAAAAATGTGAAGTCAAGGACGTTGGCGTCCAGACAGAGGTTTCCTGCCCTCCCAACTCGCTGCTGTTTTTCTGCACG AAAAAGGTGACCTTAGATGATGAGCCGCGTTGTCCTGAAGTCAATGAGAGAGATGAGCCAGTTTCCAGGCCGTGTACCCCAGCAGGTCACGGTGGGAGCCAGGGGCCATGCTAA
- the acp5a gene encoding tartrate-resistant acid phosphatase type 5a isoform X1, producing the protein MMAVTILSILIAAIPVAYCYPTAFQNLEESRSNRTSIKFLAVGDWGGVPYPPYITAVQKATAQEMSKIADQMGADFVLALGDNFYYKGVNTVDSPRFKETFESVYTAKSLQVPWYVIAGNHDHAGNVKAQIEYSSRSNRWKFPSYYYELNFRIPNTGKTLTIIMLDTVMLCGNSDDNSDKKPSGPLNELDANRQLAWLQERLALSKADFLLVAGHYPVWSVSEHGPTKCLVQSLRPLLIKYKVTAYLCGHDHNLQYLEESDIGYVVSGAGNFLDPDTRHWHHVPKGSLKFFTGKASTLGGFIHAEVTKDKMTVTFYQAKGTSLYRTVLSQRDLE; encoded by the exons ATG ATGGCAGTCACTATTTTATCCATCTTGATTGCTGCCATCCCTGTGGCCTACTGCTATCCAACTGCCTTCCAAAACCTGGAGGAAAGTCGCA GCAACAGAACCTCCATTAAGTTTCTGGCTGTGGGCGACTGGGGTGGCGTGCCTTATCCCCCCTACATCACTGCTGTGCAGAAGGCCACAGCTCAAGAAATGAGCAAAATAGCAGACCAGATGGGAGCTGATTTTGTTCTTGCTCTGGGTGATAACTTCTACTACAAAGGTGTGAACACTGTGGATTCTCCTCGGTTTAAG GAAACTTTTGAATCTGTGTACACTGCAAAGTCCCTCCAAGTCCCTTGGTATGTGATCGCTGGCAATCACGACCACGCAGGGAATGTCAAAGCCCAGATCGAGTACAGCAGCAGATCTAACAGATG GAAATTCCCCTCTTACTACTATGAGCTGAACTTCCGCATTCCCAACACCGGGAAGACTCTGACCATCATCATGCTTGACACTGTGATGCTTTGCGGTAACTCTGACGACAATTCGGACAAGAAGCCAAGTGGACCCCTGAATGAATTGGATGCCAATCGACAGCTGGCTTGGCTGCAAGAGAGACTGGCTCTGTCCaaggcggacttcctgttggtggCAGGCCACTACCCTGTTTGGTCTGTGTCCGAGCACGGCCCCACCAAGTGTCTGGTGCAAAGCCTCCGACCACTGCTCATCAAATACAAGGTCACTGCTTACCTCTGCGGCCATGACCACAACTTGCAG TACCTCGAAGAGTCTGATATAGGCTATGTGGTTAGCGGTGCTGGAAACTTCCTGGATCCTGACACGCGCCACTGGCACCATGTTCCCAAAGGTTCTCTGAAGTTTTTCACCGGCAAGGCTTCAACACTGGGAGGATTCATCCATGCAGAAGTGACAAAGGACAAGATGACCGTGACTTTCTACCAGGCTAAAGGCACTTCTCTCTATCGCACAGTTCTCTCGCAAAGAGATCTTGAATAG
- the acp5a gene encoding tartrate-resistant acid phosphatase type 5a isoform X2 has product MAVTILSILIAAIPVAYCYPTAFQNLEESRSNRTSIKFLAVGDWGGVPYPPYITAVQKATAQEMSKIADQMGADFVLALGDNFYYKGVNTVDSPRFKETFESVYTAKSLQVPWYVIAGNHDHAGNVKAQIEYSSRSNRWKFPSYYYELNFRIPNTGKTLTIIMLDTVMLCGNSDDNSDKKPSGPLNELDANRQLAWLQERLALSKADFLLVAGHYPVWSVSEHGPTKCLVQSLRPLLIKYKVTAYLCGHDHNLQYLEESDIGYVVSGAGNFLDPDTRHWHHVPKGSLKFFTGKASTLGGFIHAEVTKDKMTVTFYQAKGTSLYRTVLSQRDLE; this is encoded by the exons ATGGCAGTCACTATTTTATCCATCTTGATTGCTGCCATCCCTGTGGCCTACTGCTATCCAACTGCCTTCCAAAACCTGGAGGAAAGTCGCA GCAACAGAACCTCCATTAAGTTTCTGGCTGTGGGCGACTGGGGTGGCGTGCCTTATCCCCCCTACATCACTGCTGTGCAGAAGGCCACAGCTCAAGAAATGAGCAAAATAGCAGACCAGATGGGAGCTGATTTTGTTCTTGCTCTGGGTGATAACTTCTACTACAAAGGTGTGAACACTGTGGATTCTCCTCGGTTTAAG GAAACTTTTGAATCTGTGTACACTGCAAAGTCCCTCCAAGTCCCTTGGTATGTGATCGCTGGCAATCACGACCACGCAGGGAATGTCAAAGCCCAGATCGAGTACAGCAGCAGATCTAACAGATG GAAATTCCCCTCTTACTACTATGAGCTGAACTTCCGCATTCCCAACACCGGGAAGACTCTGACCATCATCATGCTTGACACTGTGATGCTTTGCGGTAACTCTGACGACAATTCGGACAAGAAGCCAAGTGGACCCCTGAATGAATTGGATGCCAATCGACAGCTGGCTTGGCTGCAAGAGAGACTGGCTCTGTCCaaggcggacttcctgttggtggCAGGCCACTACCCTGTTTGGTCTGTGTCCGAGCACGGCCCCACCAAGTGTCTGGTGCAAAGCCTCCGACCACTGCTCATCAAATACAAGGTCACTGCTTACCTCTGCGGCCATGACCACAACTTGCAG TACCTCGAAGAGTCTGATATAGGCTATGTGGTTAGCGGTGCTGGAAACTTCCTGGATCCTGACACGCGCCACTGGCACCATGTTCCCAAAGGTTCTCTGAAGTTTTTCACCGGCAAGGCTTCAACACTGGGAGGATTCATCCATGCAGAAGTGACAAAGGACAAGATGACCGTGACTTTCTACCAGGCTAAAGGCACTTCTCTCTATCGCACAGTTCTCTCGCAAAGAGATCTTGAATAG